In the Deinococcus planocerae genome, TTGGGCGGCGTGCGCTTCTCGTGGATGGCGAGCGCGAGCCCCTCCACGATGGCGGTCTTGCCCACGCCGGGGTCGCCGATCAGCACGGGGTTGTTCTTCGTGCGGCGGGTGAGGATCTGGGTGACGCGCCGGATTTCCTCGCTACGCCCGATCACCGGGTCGAGTTTGCCCTCGCGGGCCTGCTTGGTCAGGTCGCGCCCGTACTCGTCGAGGAAGGGGGTGGCGACGGGCTTGGCGGGCTTGCCGCTCCCGTGACCCTCGCCCTGGGCGAGCACCCGCCAGCGGATCGTGTCCACGTCCTTGGTGAGTTCCTGGAGGATGCGGAAGGCCACCCCGTCCCCTTCCCGGATGATGCCCAGGAGGATGTGCTCGGTGGAGGTGACTTGGGCGCCGAGGGAACGGGCCTCGGCGCTCGCCAGTTCCATCACCCGGCGGGCGCGGGGAGTGATGGAGGGGGCGTCGTTGAGGCGGCTGCCCTCGCCGCGACCGATGATCTCCTCGACGCGGCGGCGCAGGCCGTCGAGGGAAGCGCCGAATTCGCTGAGGATGGTGGCGGCGGTGCCGCCTTCGCGCATCAGGCCGAGGAGGAGGTGTTCGGGGCCGACCATCGCGTGCCCGAGGCGGTTGCCTTCCTCACGGGCGGAGTGGGACACGAGGCGGGCGCGGTCATCGTATCGGTTCATAGGCTCCCCCTCTGTCGGGCGGGCCGCACGGCCCAGAACGGCACGGCGCGGGGCGAAAGCGGGTCATGGTCTGGCACTGATTCTAGTCTAAGGGCGCTCCCCCGCCGGGCAGGCGTCGAATCTCACCTTCTCCCCCACCGGGACACCCGAACCTCAGGCTAGCGCGCCCGGGCTGACGGGGACCTCGCGCAGGCTTCACGGGGCTCAACCCTGCGTTCATGCAGCCCCCGCCCCCCGGCACATCAACCCCGCCGCGCCCGCGCCCCCCTCGCCAGCGCGCCCAGGGCCGTCAGCGCCGCCTCCAGGGTGGTGTCGCGGCCCTCGTTGCTGAGAACCCCGATGTCGGTGGGGGCAGAGACGTCGGGCGTGATGAAGGCGGGCAGGGGCTGGTCCCGGTCGCTGTAGGCCCGCAACACGGTCACGGCGAGCACCCCGCCGTCGGGCATGGGCTGGAAGACCACGCCGCTGTTGCCCACCCCGCGCGTCTTCTCACCCACCACGATGGCCCCGGCCTGCCGCGCGTAGTGGGTGAAGACCTCCGCGCACGAGGCCGTGTTCGGCCCGACGAGGACGGCGAGCGGCCCCGGCCACAGATTCCAGTCGGGCCTCGCTGCGCGGGCGAGGAAGGGCAGCACCTCCTCGCCGCGCAGGCCGCCGTAGGTGTAGGAGCCGCCCTGCCAGCGGGTCTTGTACAGCACCGGCCCGAAGGTGCTCGCGGCGGCCACGCACTCGCCCAGGGCGCCGCCGCCGTTGTACCGCACGTCCACGACGACGGCCCGCGCGCCGCGCGCCTGCGCCTCGGCGAGGCGGGCCAGGAAGAGTTCGGAGGAGTCCAAGGACAGAAAGGTGGGATACTGGATCACGGCGGTCTTGCCGTCCGGCCCGGCCCAGGCGAGGGTGGGGGCGTCGCGGGCGAGCAACTTCTCGGTGGGGAGCGTGACCTCACGTTCGGCGCTCCCTGCGCGGCGCACGGTCACCCGCAGGGGCGAGCCCGCCCGCTCCAGCCGCACGAACTCGGTGGGGCCGACCGCGAGGTTCTGGTCCTCCGCGTCCTTCCCGGCGGCCTCGCCATTCACGGTCGTCAGGAGGTCGAATCTCCGCACGTCCGCCCGCGCGGCGGGGCTGTCCGGCATGACGGAGGTGACGAGCAGGCCGCCCCTGACCCGCACCACGCGCACGCCCGTGCGGTTCACGGCCCGGTTGAAGGTCACTTCTGCGATGCGCTCGGCGCCCTCGGCGTCGCGGATGTTGGTGTGGTCGTCGCCGAGTTCCTTGAAGAGGTCCCCGAGGACCGCCCGGCCCGTCGCGTAGTCGCAGGCGTCGCCCTGGGGCGCGCACTTCTCGGCGAGGACGGCGCCGTACTTCGCCCCGAGTTGCTGGCGGTCCACGGTGGACCAGCCGAAGTAGCGCGTCTGCACGGTGCGGGTGGCGGCGTCGAACAGGTCAGAAGCGGGACTCGCCCCCGCCGTGAGGGCGGTCAGGAGCGCGAGGGCACAGGCGCGGCGGCGTGTGGGCACGTTCCCAGGCTAGCGCGGCACCAGAGTGAGTAACCGTGGCGCAGGGTGGGGGTCACCGCCCCTCCCCCTCAGCCCCCGGTGTGGACGGGTCTCTGACCCTCGCCCCCGATGTGCGTGACCAGCGTGCCGACCCCCTCGACCTCGACCTCGACCGTATCGCCCCTTTGCAGCGGGCCGACGCCCTCGGGTGTGCCGGTGAGCACCACGTCGCCGGGCTCCAGGGTGACGAAGCGGGTCACGTAGGTCAGGATCTGCACTACGTCGAAAATCATGTGGCTGGTCCGCCCGTCCTGGCGAGTTTCCCCGTTCACGCGGGTCACGACGCGCAGGTCGGTGGGGTCGAGGTCCGTCTCGATCCAGGGGCCGAGCGGGCAGAAGCGGTCGGCGGCCTTGGCGCGGAACCATTGCAGGTCGGTCTTCTGGAGGTCGCGGGCGGTGAGGTCGAGGCCGCAGGTGTAGCCCAGCACGGCGGACAGGGCCGCGTCGGGCTTGAGGTGGCGGGCCCGCTGGCCGATCACCAGGGCAAGTTCGCCCTCGAAGTGGAAATTCTGCGTCCACCCGGGATACTCCACCGTTCCGCCCGGCTCGGCGAGCGCGTTCGGCCCCTTGAGGAAGATGCCGGGCTCGGTCGGCAGGGAGTTGTCGGGGAGCAGGTTGCCCAGCTCGCGGATGTGGTCGAGGTAGTTGCGCCCCACGCACACGAGCTTGGTGGGCTCGGCGGGGGCGAGGAGCTGGGTCCCCTCCAGCGGCACCGTCTCCCCCGTCCGCTCGCCGCCCATGCCGCGCGTGAGGTGAATGGTGTCTCCCTCGACCTGGCCCCACTGTGAGGCGCCCCGACGCTCGATTCTGACCAGACGCATGGGGGGAGGATATACGCTCGGGCGGTGCCGACCCTCGCCCAACTCCGCGAACTCCAATCCATCGCCCAGGCGGGCCTGACCTACACCCGCGATCCCTACGACCGGGAACGCTTCGAGCGGCTGCTCGCCCTGACCGCCGAGCTGCTCACGGAAGGAACGGGGCAGGCGCCGGAAGAAGTCCACGGACTGCTGCGCGTCGAGAAGGGCTACCTCACCCCCAAGGTGGAGGTGCGGGCCGTGGTGCTCAACGAATCGGGCGAGGTGCTGCTGGCCCGCGAGCGCGAGGACGGGCGCTGGAGCCTGCCGGGCGGGTGGGCCGACCCCGGCGAGAGCCCGCGCCAGATGGCCGTGCGCGAGGTCCGGGAGG is a window encoding:
- a CDS encoding S41 family peptidase; its protein translation is MPTRRRACALALLTALTAGASPASDLFDAATRTVQTRYFGWSTVDRQQLGAKYGAVLAEKCAPQGDACDYATGRAVLGDLFKELGDDHTNIRDAEGAERIAEVTFNRAVNRTGVRVVRVRGGLLVTSVMPDSPAARADVRRFDLLTTVNGEAAGKDAEDQNLAVGPTEFVRLERAGSPLRVTVRRAGSAEREVTLPTEKLLARDAPTLAWAGPDGKTAVIQYPTFLSLDSSELFLARLAEAQARGARAVVVDVRYNGGGALGECVAAASTFGPVLYKTRWQGGSYTYGGLRGEEVLPFLARAARPDWNLWPGPLAVLVGPNTASCAEVFTHYARQAGAIVVGEKTRGVGNSGVVFQPMPDGGVLAVTVLRAYSDRDQPLPAFITPDVSAPTDIGVLSNEGRDTTLEAALTALGALARGARARRG
- a CDS encoding fumarylacetoacetate hydrolase family protein encodes the protein MRLVRIERRGASQWGQVEGDTIHLTRGMGGERTGETVPLEGTQLLAPAEPTKLVCVGRNYLDHIRELGNLLPDNSLPTEPGIFLKGPNALAEPGGTVEYPGWTQNFHFEGELALVIGQRARHLKPDAALSAVLGYTCGLDLTARDLQKTDLQWFRAKAADRFCPLGPWIETDLDPTDLRVVTRVNGETRQDGRTSHMIFDVVQILTYVTRFVTLEPGDVVLTGTPEGVGPLQRGDTVEVEVEGVGTLVTHIGGEGQRPVHTGG
- a CDS encoding NUDIX hydrolase; the encoded protein is MPTLAQLRELQSIAQAGLTYTRDPYDRERFERLLALTAELLTEGTGQAPEEVHGLLRVEKGYLTPKVEVRAVVLNESGEVLLAREREDGRWSLPGGWADPGESPRQMAVREVREETGRTVRAVRLLSVVDKSQHGHPPELWAVYQLNVLCELTRDSPHPENIETLESGWFDPENLPPLSENRNLPGQVRRAVHLARHPDLGVDVD